In Cyclopterus lumpus isolate fCycLum1 chromosome 5, fCycLum1.pri, whole genome shotgun sequence, the genomic stretch gacctggtaaaggttagttcacttgacccggtaaaggttagttcacttgacctggtaaaggttagttcacttgacccggtaaaggttagttcacttgacctggtaaaggttagttcacttgacccggtaaaggttagttcacttgacctggtaaaggttagttcacttgacccggtaaaggttagttcacttgacccggtaaaggttagttcacttgacctggtaaaggttagttcacttgacccggtaaaggttagttcacttgacccggtaaaggttagttcacttgacccggtaaaggttagttcacttgacctggtaaaggttagttcacttgacccggtaaaggttagttcacttgacctggtaaaggttagttcacttgacccggtaaaggttagttcacttgacctggtaaaggttagttcacttgacccggtaaaggttagttcacttgacctggtaaaggttagttcacttgacccggtaaaggttagttcacttgacccggtaaaggttagttcacttgaccCGGTAAAGATTAGTTCACTTGACCCGGTAAAGATTAGTTCACTTGACCCggtaaaggttagttcacttgaaggttagttcacttgacccggtaaaggttagttcacttgacccggtaaaggttagttcacttgaaggttagttcacttgacccggtaaaggttagttcacttgaccCGGTAAAGATTAGTTCACTTGACCTGGTAAAGATTAGTTCACTTGaaggttagttcacttgacccggtaaaggttagttcacttgaccCGGTAAAGATTAGTTCACTTGACCCGGTAAAGATTAGTTCACTTGACCCGGTAAAGATTAGTTCACTTGACCTGGTAAAGATTAGTTCACTTGaaggttagttcacttgacccggtaaaggttagttcacttgaccCGGTAAAGATTAGTTCACTTGACCTGGTAAAGATTAGTTCACTTGaaggttagttcacttgacccagtaaaggttagttcacttgacctggtaaaggttagttcacttgaccCGGTAAATGTTAGTTCACTTGACCTGCTAAAGATTAGTTCACTTGaaggttagttcacttgacccagtaaaggttagttcacttgacctggtaaaggttagttcacttgaccTGGTAAAGATTAGTTCACTTTAGCCGGTAAAGATGACTTCACTTGACCTggtaaaggttagttcacttgacctggtaaaggttagttcacttgacccggtaaaggttagttcacttgaccTGGTAAAGATTAGTTCACTTTAGCCGGTAAAGATGACTTCACTTGACCTggtaaaggttagttcacttgacctggtaaaggttagttcacttgaccTGGTAAAGATTAGTTCACTTTAGCCGGTAAAGATGACTTCACTTGAACTGGCaaaggttagttcacttgacctggtaaaggttagttcacttgaactggtaaaggttagttcacttgaactggtaaaggttagttcacttAACCCggtaaaggttagttcacttTAGCCGGTAAAGATGACTTCACTTGACCTGGCAAAGGTTAGTTCACTTAACCCggtaaaggttagttcacttAACCCggtaaaggttagttcacttTAGCCGGTAAAGATGACTTCACTTGACCTGGCaaaggttagttcacttgacctggtaaaggttagttcacttTAGCCGGTAAAGATTAGTTAACTTGACCTGGTAAAGATTAGTTAACTTGACCTggtaaaggttagttcacttTAGCCGGTAAAGATGACTTCACTTGACCTGGTAAAGATTAGTTAACTTGACCTGGTAAAGATTAGTTAACTTGACCTGGTAAAGAGTGTcatgtgactcctctggtttatTTTCAGGAGAGTCTTCGCCGTCAATCATCTGCTGTCCATTCTGTCGCCACGAGACCTACGTACCCGACGAGGAGGTGAGACTTATTAATGAGGAGGTGAGACTTATTAACGAGGAGGTGAGACTTATTAACGAGGTGAGACTTATTAACGAGGAGGTGAGACTTATTAACGAGGAGGTGAGACTTATTTAGGAAGGGATTCTCCTCCATTTCCGAGTTGGACAAGccgtctccctgtctctgtcctgAAGGTGTGGTTGATGGAGGACGACCGACACATCCTGGCTGTTCTGTCTTGTCAGGACCGAGCTCgccgaggaggaggcggagtcggaggaggaggaggaggaggaggaggaggaggaggaggaggcggggaggTGGTGCTGAGTCCAAACAGTCTGACCGGTAAAATAACCAGATGAGTTTCCTTTGTCATGTTCCATTTCCTCGTTCCAGACTGGAAcataaaacttatttttctccctccctccctctctctcaggaagaggaggcgtGGAGTCGTCCCACCGCTCCTCAGACTGCCTGGTCATCACCATCATGGAGCTCCCGGAGGATTCCCCGTCCTCGGACTCCCTGAGCATGCTGAACGTGGTGGGCCTGTACCGCCCCCCCAGCCTGGACTCGCTGCCCTGCAACCTGCCGGCTCAGAAGTGTCGCGCCTGGACGTCCCGCAGCTTCCCCCGCTGCCTCCTGGGGGCGCTCTGCCTGGTCAGTACACTCACAACCAGTCGAACCAGTGCCGGGAGGACGGGccctgacgtgtgtgtgtgtgtgtgtgtgtgtgtgtggttgtgtgtgtgtgtgacaggtgtaCTTCAGCTCTCTGCCTCTGGGGATTTACCTGCTGATGATTGGTCAGCTGTGGCTGGGCGTGGTCCTGGTGAGTCTGGTTCCCtccacgctgctgctgctcgtcctCTACGGCTTCTGTCAGTGTCTGTGCCACGAGCTGATGGAGGCGCTCgccgcgcgcacgcacgcgctGCCGTGACAgagagtcaacaacaacaacaacaacaacaacaacagtagtGCGACCAGAACCAGCAACAAAACGAGTCACCGCAACAACGCAACAACACACCGCACCAGAACCGGCGGCCCGTACGATAATACCACCAGGCTATAATTACATGGACGTGTTTATGTGTTCTTATAGAGTAgattatatactttattcatcttttGGTGTCGATGGGAACCCCGAAGCTGTGTGGAAcagacaaatataaaatatataatataattcaaAACCGCCATCGAAGGCCAAAGAGCTTTGGCAGTCTCGCCCTCCGAAGACATCCGAGCTAaatgacacacacgcacacacacacacacacacacacacacacacacacacacacacacacacacacacacatctgctatCACACCTAACCTCCTGGACGTGTCTCCTAGACGTGTCTCCTAGCCCAGTAAGAAGTGAACCACTGTCATAACCTCTCTAATCCCAAATCCTGCTCTGAGGTGTAGgcctgagaaaaacaacaagaacaacatcagaaccacaataacaacaaaggGACAACAGAATCACTCACTTATAGACGGACCCATCAAACACTGACACACCTGTCCACTCTGACTCCGCCCTCCTCTGAATACCAGcataacccccaccccccctccctcctgtggCTACAGCCAATCAGACTAGGACCAGGTGATGACATCATCGCAGAGAAGAGGCGgagtttatctctctctctctctctcgcttatGTTTTACTGTGAAGGTTTTTTCTCTTTGTCGCCTCCTGCTGGACAAACTACGAACaagctgttttcttttatattcggaaacaacagaaggatccAAACTGTCAGCTGGTGTCACAGGACAcccgtcagccaatcagaggaggcTTCTGTCTGTGAACATTGAAGCTGTTGTAGACTGACCCCACTGTACTGTGCAGACTGAAAGAGACTTTAAATAACACCAATTAACCATgttgaaaacataacatgtaacCGTTTAttatgtgtgaatatgtaaCCGACGTTCATTAAATGCACTTGTTCTCTATTTTCTTCACACTCCAGTACAAACAGAGGTCCAGgattgttagcctagcttagcacaaagactggaaatagAGGGGACTGTTAGCCGAGCTCCATCAAAGCCATGGCTTCCTGTGGAACTGTATTCCCACAATGTAGGCAGAAtataaagaaaaggaaaacattgcGTTGTTCTAACTCACAGGTACTCACATATTATTCCAAGATGCCTTATTAAATATCATAATTAAGTCTAAATTAGCTACATGGTTGTGTATTTGTCGCGGTTTGCTAAAATACAATGAATAACTTTTAATGAACTGGGTGTACGAATGTATTTTATtcggttgtaactgtaacttttCTGAATCTTTACACATTCACATGTTTGTGTCAGTGACATAAACACAATAATCGGTGAGATGTTGTTGACAGGAAACAACACTGTGGGGGCAGAGATCACGTTTGCGGATGTTTTTCACGACGTGTCTTCTGTGaatgttaaataataattaacaacCAACACGGATGTCTTACCACAGTGCTGCGGTGGAGACTTCATGAACAgttttccttttaaatgaaCCAAGCTAACAGTTTCCCCCTGCTTTCAccctttgtgctaagctaagtgtTCAGCCCTTTGCTAAGCTAACAGTTTCCCCCTGCTTGCAGccctttgtgctaagctaaatgTTCAGccctttgtgctaagctattAGTTTCCTCCTGTTAGCCACTCTTGTTGCTAAGCTAACAGTTTCTCCCTACTAGCGCCTCTTTGAGCTAAGCTAAAAGTTTCTCCCTGCTAGCCActttttgtgctaagctaacagttCCCCCTGCTTGCAGccctttgtgctaagctaaaaGTTTCTCCCTGCTAGCCACTTTTTGTGCTAAGCTATCAGTTCCCCCTGCTTGCAGccctttgtgctaagctaacagttTCCCCCTGCTAGCcactctttgtgctaagctaacagttTCCCTCAGACACAACAGAACAAGATGATTTAATGAGCTGTtggactgttcctttaagtttTCTGTCTTTATAAAGTGCTATTGTTTGATTTGATATttgatgaatgatgatgatgatgatgaaggctataatgatgaggaggagaacactGTTGGTCGGCTAGCCTGCAACAGCtgttgtcacttcctgtctttgtagTGGGTGGAGCATGTGCAGTGTGTGCTCcattaaaacattgaataaACTACAGACACTGAAATATGACTCATTGCAGATTTTTTAGCTTTGCATATATTACCACTGTTTACTGATTAGTAATTAGTATTACTGATTAGTGTTAATACAATAACTAGTGTTAACATttctgttactactgttacagATACTGTTGTTAGAACAGTATAAGTTCAGGGCTTGATCTTAAGCCCAACATTATTTTCTATCTCTATgtattcagttcagtttattttgtatagtccatcacaaattacaaattagcctcagagggctttacaatctgtacacatacaacatccctgacctttaacctcacatcggatcacgAAAAACTCCCAAAGAACCAGGTGGACTGAGCTcgctgcagcaggtagatggTGGCGTCATCCACTCCCACACGAGGCTGGTAAGCAAACTGCAGAGGGTAGAATGAGGATTTCACCTGAGGTCAAAGGTgggccaagaccagcctctccagcaccttcatcacatggcATGTGAGGCCAACTGGTCTGAAGTCCTTGAGGTCAGGTGAAGTTGACTTCTTTGGAACAGGGACCAGGCACAATGTGTTATCCACAGCACCGggacctcctcctgtctcaggctcaggttgtagaggtgctgcaggatcagttgggtgtcatcagcatagctatactaggagaagccatgcgagagaatgacagagccgagagagttagtgtccagagagaagagaaggggaTCCatgactgagccctgagggaccccagtagtgagaggacaaggctcagacacagatcctctccaggttacccggtaagtgcggtcggtgaggtaggatgagaagagggagagcgcagagcctgagatacccaggtcctggagggaggacatgaggatctggtggttcactgtgtcaaaggcagcagaaaggtctagaaggatgaggacagaggagagaggatgctctagtgtgaaggataaggacagaggagagaggaggctctAGTGtaaaggataaggacagaggtgAGAGGTCTTGCTTTATGCTTCATGCTTCAGGCTTCAGGCTTTAGGCTTTAGGCTTCAGGCTTCAGGCTTCAGGCTTCAGGCTTCAGGCTTTAGGCTTCATGCTTTAGGCTTTAGGCTTTaggcttcatgcttcatgcttcaggCTTCAGGCTTTAGGCTTCATGCTTCAGGCTTCAGGCTTTAGGCTTTAGGCTTTaggcttcatgcttcatgcttcaggCTTCAGGCTTTAGGCTTCATGCTTCAGGCTTCAGGCTTTAGGCTTTaggcttcatgcttcatgctttaGGCTTCAGGCTTCAGGCTTTAGGCTTCAGGCTTCAGGCTTTAGGCTTCATGCTTCAGGCTTCAGGCTTCAGGCTTTAGGCTTCATGCTTCAGGCTTCAGGCTTTAGGCTTTaggcttcatgcttcatgctttaggcttcatgcttcatgctttaGGCTTCATGCTTCAGGCTTCAGGCTTTAGGCTTTaggcttcatgcttcatgctttaggcttcatgcttcatgctttaggcttcatgcttcatgctttaGGCTTCATGCTTCAGGCTTCAGGCTTTAGGCTTTAGGCTTCATGCTTCAGGCTTTaggcttcatgcttcatgctttaggcttcatgcttcatgctttaGGCTTCATGCTTCAGGCTTCAGGCTTTAGGCTTCATGCTTCAGGCTTTAGGCTTTAGGCTTTAGGCTTCATGCTTCAGGCTTCAGGCTTTAGGCTTCATGCTTCAGGTTTTAGGCTTTAGGCTTCATGCTTCAGGCTTTAGGCTTTAGGCTTTAGGCTTCATGCTTCAGGCTTTAGGCTTCATGATTCATGCTTCAGGCT encodes the following:
- the LOC117730431 gene encoding E3 ubiquitin-protein ligase RNF182 isoform X1; translated protein: MSLLKEAEPGRESEAKTWAQSLIYTLEELECKICYNRYDTRSRKPKLLGCLHRVCAKCLKKMVDMGESSPSIICCPFCRHETYVPDEEVWLMEDDRHILAVLSCQDRARRGGGGVGGGGGGGGGGGGGGGEVVLSPNSLTGRGGVESSHRSSDCLVITIMELPEDSPSSDSLSMLNVVGLYRPPSLDSLPCNLPAQKCRAWTSRSFPRCLLGALCLVYFSSLPLGIYLLMIGQLWLGVVLVSLVPSTLLLLVLYGFCQCLCHELMEALAARTHALP
- the LOC117730431 gene encoding E3 ubiquitin-protein ligase RNF182 isoform X2, which translates into the protein MSLLKEAEPGRESEAKTWAQSLIYTLEELECKICYNRYDTRSRKPKLLGCLHRVCAKCLKKMVDMGESSPSIICCPFCRHETYVPDEEDRARRGGGGVGGGGGGGGGGGGGGGEVVLSPNSLTGRGGVESSHRSSDCLVITIMELPEDSPSSDSLSMLNVVGLYRPPSLDSLPCNLPAQKCRAWTSRSFPRCLLGALCLVYFSSLPLGIYLLMIGQLWLGVVLVSLVPSTLLLLVLYGFCQCLCHELMEALAARTHALP